Genomic segment of Bacillota bacterium:
CGTACTGCCCCCACGGTTTGCGGTAGATACGGCACAAGTAGCGGTTCGCCTGCTCGTCGCCGATAACTATCTCCTGTTTGGCGTCCCAGTGCACCGCCCGCCTTGTGCGCAGGGCGATGTTCGCCAGATGCATGGCGTTCGTGGACCAGTGTCCCCACTCAATCGGCGCTACTGGCTGCTTGCGGCTTCTCACGCAGTTCAGAAAGTTGCGCACATGCGGTTCATCCTGTGGACTGCCGCCACGCTGCATGGGACGGGTGCGGTCGCCTTCGGGATATATCTCGAAGCCCTCCCGCAGCAGACGCATGGTACCATTCGTACCGTAGAAGGCGATTCCATACCCGCTACCCTCGATGGGGTGTGCATTCGCATGGTAGACCGACGCCTGCACATGGAAATCGCCATAGTCCAGCAGTGCATCCTGCGTATCGGGCGTGGTGCGGTTGTCCCGTAAAGCATATTTGCCACCGGTGGACACCGCCAGACGCGGTGCGGTAACTCCCAGCACCCAGTGCACGGTGTCGATATGGTGTATCGCCCACGCCAGCATGTGCCCACCCGAGTAATCCCACTGAAACCAGTAGCCGGGTGCGTAGCAGCGGTTGGGGTTGAAGGGACGTTTGGGCGCAGGTCCCAGCCACAGGTCGTAGTCGATATCGGGTGGTGGTTCGGTGTCACCCGGATTACCGATGCCGTCGGGTGACTCGTTCCACGCATTCCACACACGCACGTGCGTGATTTTACCCAGCACGCCGGAACGTATCAGTTCACGCGCCTCGGCATAGTGCTGTCCGCTGAGCTGCTGCGTGCCGTGCTGCACGATGCGGTTGAACCGTTTGGCGGCGTTCACCGCCGCGCGTCCCTCCGCGACATTGTGCCCCAGTGGCTTCTCCACATACACATCCTTGCCCGCTTCGCATGCGGCGATGGTCATGATGCAGTGCCAGTGGTCGGGCGTGGTCACAAACACCGCATCCAGGTCCTTCCGCTCCAGCAGGCGGCGGAAGTCCTTATAAGGCGTGGCTTTACCTCCGGTGAGCTGCACAGCCTGCGCCAGACGCTGTTCCATCACGTCACACACGGCGGCGATTTGCACGTCGGGGTTCGCCATCGCCACCCGCATCAGGTGCTGCCCGCGTCCGCCCGTGCCGATAAAGCCCAGCATAATCCTCTCGTTTGCACTCACGTGAGACATGTGCACACCCTCCTTATCCGTAAGGCCAGACGATGAAGGTCTTGGTGCCGGTAAAGATGCTCACCAGCATCCACAGGCTACCCATCGTACATTCGCCCAGCACCAGTCCGAGGAAGAACGGAATTGCCCGCTGGTACGAGCGCAGACCGCCGACCTTCATGATGACCACCTTACACACCCACGCCACCAGCAGCGAGAACCACAGCACGCTCAGACTCCAGCTACTGGAGATGGCGTAGCCCACCGGATGCAGGGGGAAGTTGGCGATGTTCATGCGCAGGATACTCAGCACCGCGGTCACCGCGAAACCCACCATCATCGCCCAGATGACGTTACGCTGTTGCAGCGAGGAGACTGAACCTGACAGCAGTGAGGTGATGCGGTCATACGGCTCTCTGCCGAAGATAGTGCTGACGTACGGGGTATCCGCCTTGGACGCTGCGCCCCACTGGTAATGCAGATGCACGTTCACGAAGAAGCCGGTCAACGTGCCCCAGAACACCGCGAACACCAGCACCCAAAACATCGCTCGCATGGAGGAACGGGTGCGTTCGGCGGCGCGCAAGCCCTCGATGTGCGTGGGCATCGGGTGGGCGCGGTAGGCGCGGTTGAACCCCTGTATCGGCGCGAACATCACCAGGTCCTGCCGCTTCAGGTTCTCCACCCCGAACAGCAGTGGTATCAGCCGCTGTGGACCCGAGTCGTGCAGGTCATGCGCTGGTGGACCCAGCTCGGCGCGCATTCGTGTTACCGCCAGCGAGATGGCGAGATAGATGAGCAGCGAGAGGACGATGACCCAGCCGCTCATGCCGGTGGAGAGGAAGAAGAGATATATCGCCACGAGACTTGCCAGAAAGCCCAGCGCTGCCCAGCGATAGGGCAACGCTTCCCCTTTGTCCGTACCGTCTGAACCGCGCCAGATTGCCGAGAAACCGTGCGCCAGCGCCTTGCGTGCGGTGTACAGCGTGAACAGCGCGATGCCCATGTACGCCCCGAAAGACTGCTCGTTCACGTAGGGGAAGCCGGGTATCTGGTTCCAGCCGTAATAGGCAGCGATAATGGGCTGTAGCTTCCACAGCCAGAAGAAGAACCAGCAGGAAAAGAGCAGGTCGGTCGGCAACAGCACCCCAATGCCCACAATCCACGGGAAGAAGGCCAGGGGCAGCCAGCCAATGGCGTTCCACGGCGGGGTGGTGATATACTGTTCCAGCGTCTGCCAGCGCACGTACGGCTGGGGGATGCTGGGGAACAGCCGGTTCAGCCCGAACCAGATGTCGTTCACCGCCGCCAGCGTGAAGGCAATCCAGAACAGGCGGTTCTGAAACACCGGCACGCGCGGCTGCACCAGCTCCAGAGGCAGCTGCACCAGAGGATAAGACAGCCTCTCGCGGTCGGTCCACTGCTTGCGCAGCAGCACGTTCAGGCAGAACATGCCGAACGCCAGCACCGTGAAAAAGCCCGTCCAGATGAGCAGCGGTGGTGTCCAGATGCGCAGGTCCCGCCCGTTCCAGAAGTTGGCATTACCGATGTAGTATTTATCTACTGCGTCAGTATCGCTCACAAACAACCACTTCGGCAGGTAGGGGATGACCTCACTCTCCCAGCGGTTCGCAGGGTTGGCGTACTTAAACGGATAGGTCAGTATGGGGGTGATGACCTCGATCAGGTCGTGCGACGCCATTACTGCGGTCATCAGGGTAAAGAAGTAGACGGTCATCAGTTCCGCCGGTGAGAAGCGCCAATGTGGCACGATGCGCCCGACCACGGCGTTCACCGCGATGAGACAGAGCAGCACAAACAGGATATGTGGAAACAACGAGATGGTTGTCGGTTGCCCTGCGTAACGAATGGCTTCGATAGAGATGTTAAACCATGCAATCAGCGGAGCAAGAATAACCCCAATAACCACCGCACGGAGGGTCACACCACGCTGTGCGGAAACTGCCTCTTCTCGCGCTTCTGATTCTGCACGTATTCTTTGCCAGATAGTTGTTGCCATACATGTCTGCCTGTTGTTGAGGTTTCACAGTGACATACCCATGCTGGAGGGCGAATCTCCGGGTGAGCCGTCTACTCCGTCTCTCCTCGCGGAGGGGGAGGGGTACGGCTCGGCAGGATCTTCGCCCTCCACGCTGTCGCTTACAGTAATCCCTTGGACTTCAGGAACTCCAGACTGAGCTTTGCGCTTTCCAGAGGCGGGCGTTGACACACATCCTGTTCTACCGCCATCCACTGCACCCCGCTCTCTTCCGCCGCCTTGAAAATAGCGTCCCAGTCCAGAATGCCGTGCCCAACCTCGGCGAAG
This window contains:
- a CDS encoding Gfo/Idh/MocA family oxidoreductase — protein: MSHVSANERIMLGFIGTGGRGQHLMRVAMANPDVQIAAVCDVMEQRLAQAVQLTGGKATPYKDFRRLLERKDLDAVFVTTPDHWHCIMTIAACEAGKDVYVEKPLGHNVAEGRAAVNAAKRFNRIVQHGTQQLSGQHYAEARELIRSGVLGKITHVRVWNAWNESPDGIGNPGDTEPPPDIDYDLWLGPAPKRPFNPNRCYAPGYWFQWDYSGGHMLAWAIHHIDTVHWVLGVTAPRLAVSTGGKYALRDNRTTPDTQDALLDYGDFHVQASVYHANAHPIEGSGYGIAFYGTNGTMRLLREGFEIYPEGDRTRPMQRGGSPQDEPHVRNFLNCVRSRKQPVAPIEWGHWSTNAMHLANIALRTRRAVHWDAKQEIVIGDEQANRYLCRIYRKPWGQYVWRYLSPAHKRYYREG
- a CDS encoding OPT/YSL family transporter produces the protein MATTIWQRIRAESEAREEAVSAQRGVTLRAVVIGVILAPLIAWFNISIEAIRYAGQPTTISLFPHILFVLLCLIAVNAVVGRIVPHWRFSPAELMTVYFFTLMTAVMASHDLIEVITPILTYPFKYANPANRWESEVIPYLPKWLFVSDTDAVDKYYIGNANFWNGRDLRIWTPPLLIWTGFFTVLAFGMFCLNVLLRKQWTDRERLSYPLVQLPLELVQPRVPVFQNRLFWIAFTLAAVNDIWFGLNRLFPSIPQPYVRWQTLEQYITTPPWNAIGWLPLAFFPWIVGIGVLLPTDLLFSCWFFFWLWKLQPIIAAYYGWNQIPGFPYVNEQSFGAYMGIALFTLYTARKALAHGFSAIWRGSDGTDKGEALPYRWAALGFLASLVAIYLFFLSTGMSGWVIVLSLLIYLAISLAVTRMRAELGPPAHDLHDSGPQRLIPLLFGVENLKRQDLVMFAPIQGFNRAYRAHPMPTHIEGLRAAERTRSSMRAMFWVLVFAVFWGTLTGFFVNVHLHYQWGAASKADTPYVSTIFGREPYDRITSLLSGSVSSLQQRNVIWAMMVGFAVTAVLSILRMNIANFPLHPVGYAISSSWSLSVLWFSLLVAWVCKVVIMKVGGLRSYQRAIPFFLGLVLGECTMGSLWMLVSIFTGTKTFIVWPYG